The Synechocystis sp. PCC 6714 genome includes the window AGCGCCATTGACCACTGGAATCAGGGTCCCGTCGGCTAGGATAGTCGCCCCATAAAGATAGGACGGAGCCGGTAACAGGGAGGAAAAAGGCTTAATTACCAGTTCCTGTTCCGTCACTAGACGATGGACCTCCAGGGCGTAGTACTGGTCCCCCAAGCGCAGAATGATTAGGGGCGGATGCCAGCCATCCGGTTGAGGGACAGTGGTCAGCAGTTTACTACCCTGCTGGGGAGTCAGGGGACAATGGTACGGCAACAATTGGTCCAGAGGGTAGATGGGGATGGTTAACTGTTGCCAATAAAGGAACTTTTGCCCACCACTGGTTTTGAGCTGGTCTGCCCTCGGCACCATTAACTCCGCCACACTATCAGAAGGAATGGCGATCGCCGTTAAGGCGGTATTATCCTGGCCCACTGAGCAGACTAACAGCTTGGCAATGGTGAGGGTCAGAGGTAAACGTAGGGAAAACACAGTACCCCGCCCAGGCCGGGAAGAAACCACCACGTTACCCTTGAGGGCTTGTAATTGTTGGCGCACCACATCCAGCCCAACGCCCCGACCGGAGAGTTCGCTCACCTGATCTGCGGTGGAAAAATTGGGCTCAAAAATTAAACTATGGACCTGTTCTGTGCTTAACCTTTGCCCCTGCTCCTGGGTGACTAGGCCCCGTTCCACGGCCCGTTGGAGAATTTTGTCGGGGTTTAGGCCGCCCCCATCGTCCCGCATTTCAATGACAGTCTGGTTGCCTTGGTGATAAGCATGGATTTCGATGGTGCCGGTTTCAGGCTTACCGGCGGCGAGGCGTTGTTCCCGGGACTCAATACCATGGTCAAAGGCGTTGCGGAGGAGGTGCAGGAGAGGATCGTAGAGTTTTTCGAGGGCTAAACGATCCACCAATACCGCTGTGCCCTGGAGCTTGATTTGCACCGGTTTGTTGAATTTACTGGCCATATCCCGGAGGAGGCGGGGAAAACGGTTGAGAATTTCCCCTAGGGGCAACATACGAGCCCACATGAGCTCATCCCGAAGGGAGAAGAGCATTTGCTTTTGGGCATCGACGGTTTGGTTGGAGGCCCGGGCAAAGAGGACAATGTCGTCCACGGTCTCTTCAAGTTGCATCATTTCCTCAAGAATTTCCTGCAACTGGGCTGAGAGGGAGCCATAGGAATCCATTTCCAGGGCATCGAAGGTGTCATTGAGCCAATCCGTCCGTTGGGGTCGGGGACGGAGTAGACCTTCGCCCTCGGGCAAAGCCACCAATTGATCTGCCAATTGCCTGAGTTTGAGGGTCATGGCTTGGAAATTGCCAAAACGGAGCAACAAAGAGCGCACAGCGCCCTGCAACTGTTGGTTTTGCAAAGAAAGGCTATTGCGGTTGATGGCCAGTTCCCCGACCCAATTATTCATCCGCTCCAGGCGTTGGAAGTCGACCCGGATGGAAAGGTTAGCGGGGTTTTTCTCCCTGGGCATACCCCGCCGTTCTGGTACTTGACGCACTGGGGGAATATCGGTGAGGACGGGGGCATCCGCTGTGGGTCCTGGGGCTGGCGGTTCTGGCAAGGATGGTAGGGTAGCAAAAGCTTCTTCCACAGCTTGGACTAGGGCCAGGGTTTCTGTGGTGGAGTCAGTTTCGGGCTCTGTGGTTATTATTGCTTGGGTGATGGCGCTGTCTGGAGTCAGCCCACCAAAAACTTCTTCTAGGGATGGGGTCGGGGGTTCTTCTGGAAGGGAGTCGAACCTCAGTTCCGCTGCCAGTTCACTTAACGGGTCTACTAAAGCTGGTTCTGGGGCATTAACTGGCTCCTCTGGTGCCAGGACCATGGGTTCCGTTGGACTGTCTTGCTCTTCATCGTCGTCACCAAAAAATAGCTCACTGAGCCGTTGGGGCCTGGGCACGGTGGACAATGGCACGGGGTTAGATGGGGCCTGACTTTGACTAGCCAAAGCCATAAGAGGGGCGGAGGGTTCCCCTCCCCGTTGGCGATCGCCGTTTTGGAGAACTTGCACGGAGCTATTTTGCCAATCCAGCAAAGCTTGGTCTGCAATGGCGGATAACTGCTGTGGGTTAAGGGCCAATGCCCGTTGTACGGTTTCACAAATGGCTTTAAAGCCAGGTAGATTGAGAATTTCCCCGAGTCCCAGAAAAATTTCCGCTTGGCTACCCAAAACCTGCTCCAACTCTTCCCGGTTTGCCTCCTGCTGGGCCCGGCGCACTGCTTCCATGCCCTGGGCAACATCCACTTCAAACACGGAGGCCACCACATCCACGCCCAAGTCTGCGGAGCTGGGCAAAAACTGTTCCCCCGCTACCAGATGCTCCCCTAGCTGGGCTTCCAGGTTGGTGATGGGCCCTAGGGCCGTTTGCCAGGCCGTTTCCGGGTCGTAGTAACCATGGTCGATTTGTTGCTCCAGGGGATTACGCAAACAGTCAAAGCCTTGCAGGAGTAAAGTTTCCAGGGTTTGGTCAATTACCACTTCTTCACTGTAGAGGGCTTTAAAAATGTCTTCGAGCCGATGGGCAATCTCCTTAATGGTTTCTAGCCCCACACTGGCAGCTCCCCCTTTGAGGGAATGGGCGGCCCGCATGATGCTGTGAACAACGGCGGCGGAACGGTCTTGGCCAATGGCCAACAGCCCCGTTTCCATTTCCTGTAGCAGGGTGGGTACTTCTTCGATAAAAAATTGGTAGCCTGGTTCTTCTAAATTGACCCTTTCTGGCCCCACTGTGGGCAGGCGATCACTGGCGGGAATAGCGGCCTCGGCTCCATTGAGGGGCTCCCCCAGCTCCGCTAAATCGAACTGGCTGAAGACATTATCCTCAGCACTGCTGATGACGGTGGGAATTTCCCCCAGCTCAGGAAATGCCATGGCCATCCATGGATCACTATTTTCCCCCAATGTCTCTTCGTCAAAACCACCAAATACAGTTTGCAACTCCAACTCTGCGGTTGTGCCTAATTCTACCCCGGCTGTTTCTACTCCGTTGACCAAAGCTATCAAGGCCGGACTGGGCTCTCCCCCCCGTTGGCGATCGCCATGGGCCAAGACCTGTTCACAACTGTGGTGCCAATCCGCTAGGGCCAATGGAGCTAATTGGGTTACCGCAATGGTAGGGGAATGCAAACCCTGGGTCACTAGGGCCGCAATTGCTTTGAAACCGGGGAGGTTCAAAATTTCTGCTAAACCAGCAAATACTTCTGTTTGGGCAGTGAGGGTTTGCCGCAGAGCCATTTCATCTCCCCCGGCTAGGGCAGCGCTAATTTCTGCTAGGCCCGTTTGAATATCCACTTCAAAAAGAGAAGAGACAATGTCCACCCCCAGGTCGGCGGAGCTGGGCAAAAACTGTTCCCCCGCCGCTAGATGTTCCCCCAGTTGAGCTTCGATTTGGCCAATGAGTGGTAATGCTTGCTCCAACACTTGGTGGTGGTCCAATTGCCCCGTGGCTATTTGGGTAGTGAGGGCACCTTTAAGGTAATCAAAGCTTTGCAGTAGTAGCCCTTCCATGGTTTCATCCACCACTACGGCTTCGTTGTAGAGGGCTTTGAAGATGTCTTCGAGACGGTGGGCTAGTTCTTGAATGGCGGGCAGTTGGACGCTGGCGGCTCCTCCTTTCAGGGAATGGGCCGCACGCATGATTGTGTGGACTTGGGGGGCGGTTCTACCTTGGCGCAGGCTGAGCAGGGTGGACTCAATTTCGGTGAGCAGTTCAGGGGCTTCTTCGATGAAAAATTGGTAGGCGTGGTCACGGATGTCGGAGTTGAGCATGGCAGGGGCGGGGCCAGGGGTTAGGGGAGGGACTGGAGGGCGACGGTGAGCTGTTGCCAGTGTTGTTGGGTGATTTCCAGGTGTTGGTTGTGGCTGGCAAGTTGTTGGTTACTGTGTTTAATGCTGGTGGTGAGCTCCCGGGCTTGGGATTGGATGGTGACAATCAGGGCTTCGATGGCGGCGGTGGCTTCAGCGGATTGGGCTGCCAGGCTGCGTACTTCGTCGGCAATGACGGAAAAGCCCCGGCCTTCTTCTCCGGCCCGGGCCGCCTCAATGGATGCTTTGAGGGCGAGGAGGTGGGTTTGGGCGGCAAATTGGCGGATGGAGTTGATGGAGTTGGCGATTTCTTGGGTGGAACTGTCTAGTTTTTGGAGTTGTTCGCCGGTGGCGGCCATGGTTTCCCGCACTTGGCCCATGGTTTGGAGGCTCTGCTGTTGCCCCTGGGTAATTTTTTCTTGCAGAAGGGCGTTGGTTTCGCCTTGGGGCTCGGTTTTGCTTTGGCTGGCAATGGTGGGCATAGGGCTTTTGGAGGTATTAGTTATCGGGGTTCGGTGTCTAGTTATGGGGGTCCCCATTGATGGTGCGGGGGGATTTATTTGACTTTGAACTGTTTCACCGTCTCCTGGAGGGATTGGGCTACGGCTAGCAATTCTTTAAAAGTGGCGGATACATTACTGGCTTCGGTGGAGTTTTTGTCAGCGATCTCCGCTACTTGGGCCATGGTTTGGGTAACGGATTGACTGGTTTGGGACTGTTCGATGGCGGCGGCGGTGATGGCTTCGACTAGTTCACTGATCTGAGCGCTGACGGCGGTGATTTGGTTCAAACTGCGGCGGGTTTCTTCCACTAGACGGGTGCCGGCCACCACCTGTTCTGTGCCCGCTTCCATGGCGTTGACCACTTCGTTAGTTTCCGCTTGGATGCTGGCCACTAGTTGGGAAATTTCCGCTGTGGCTTCGGCCGACTGGCGGGCGAGGGAGCGGACTTCGTCGGCTACTACGGCAAAGCCTCGACCTTCTTCTCCGGCATGGGCCGCTTCAATGGCGGCGTTTAGGGCTAGGAGGTTGGTTTGGTCGGCAAAGCTACCAATGAGGTTCACCACTTTGGAAATCTTTTGGGATGATTCCCCCAACCTTTTTACTTGTTTAGCGGTGGCGGCTACGGTTTCCCGAATAGCCAAAATACCGTCCACTGTGCGGTTCATGGCCTCTTCCCCCTGATCCACCGTTTGGGTAGCCCGTTGCACTGCAGATTCGGCTTGGGCGGCGTTTTCCGCCACCTCCTGGATGGATTGGTTCATCGCTTGGAGTCTTTCCAGGGCTCCGGCCACTTCTTCTGCCTGCTTGGTAGCCTGCTGGGCCATTTGCCGCACTGCCAACTCATTGGTGTCAGTGGTGTCGGAGAATTGGGTAGCGGCAATTTGTACCTGGGTAACGATGCGCCGCAGGTTTTCAATGGTGGCATTGTAGGAGTCGGCGATCGTGCCAATTTCGTCTTCAGTGACGTGGGCACGGATGGTCAAGTCACCCCGGCTGACGGGGTCTACTTCCATTAACAGTTCTAAGGCTCGCTTTTGCATTTTTTCGCGGATTTGCCGTTGCTCCACTTCTGCTATTTTTTGTTGGGCGAGGAGGTCAGAGCGCTCCAATGCTAGCCCCACCTGTACGGTGAGCTGGCCAAACAGGTCAATTTCGTTTTGGTGCCAGTCCCTGGGACCGGAGCATTGGTGGGCAATCAACAATCCCAATAAATTGCCTTTGTAGTTGATGGGGGCGACCAAGTTAGCTTTAACTTCAAAGGGTTTGAGCTGGCCGATGTGGCAGGGGGTAAGCCCGGCGTTGTAGATATCCCTGGTGGCTTGGATGCGGCCAGATTTGTATTTTTCCACATATCTGTCGGCAAAGCAGGGGTCCGCGATGGTTGCCCCCAGGGCTTTGGGGTAATCTTCCGCCACCGATTCGACAATGACTGTGCCCGCCCACCTTTCATCGAACCGATAGACGATTACACGGTCAGCTTTGAGGGCAAGGCGGATCTCCTGGGCCGCCACATCGAAGACCTGTTCACTGTTGATGGCGGCAGAGATTTTTAGGGTTAATTCTTTAAGAATTTGGGCTTGGTGGGCACTTTCATTGCGTTCTTGAATCAAGTTAGCCCGGTCCAGGGTGGTTTGCAGCTCCTCAGTCAATTGTTGTAGAAACTGTTTTTCCCTGGTTTCCCATTGGTGGGTCCTTTGGCAATGATGGGCCATGAGCAGACCCAGGGGGTAGCTATCTCGATAGAGGGGCACACTCAAGCTGGCTTTGACTTGGTGTTGTTGCAACCATTGCTGTTGACCTGGACCCAGGTTGGCGCTGGCGACATCGTTGAGGGCCACTATTTGACGAGGGAGTTCGGAGTCTATCCAAGGGTGGGCCTTGCTTTTGTCGATTAAACCCTGTACGCCAAAGTCCAGGGCTTGTACCACCATGGCATCCCGTTGGTAGCGAGGGTGATAGTAAAACACTAGGCGCTCGCAACCAAATAGCGCCCTGGCTTGGTCGAGGTTTTTTTGGATGACCCCTTGGATTTCATTGGTGTCGGAAAGGTTAGCCCGGGAAAGTTCTGTCAGTAATTCTGCTTGCTTGAGGGATAAATGCTGTTGCTGTCGCAGTTGCTGAATTTGGGCACTGAGGGCTTGGATGGTCTGATCGGCGATCGCCAGTTCGTCCCCAGTTATGGCAGGAGGTTGGTCTAGATTTTCTTGAGCATCTTTGGCCCTTAAGGCTAGGGCTGTCTGAGCTTTGGTATTTTCCCCCACTATCCAATAGGCCACCAGGGCTGCCCCCACCGCGGTGATCAGCAAACCAATCAGAATTTGGTCGCGGATTTGTTTGGTAGCGGATTCTTTGACCTGTTCTTCCGTTGGTGACACTGGCAAGTTGTCCACACTGCTAAGATTGAGCCCCCCAATCACCCCGGCGGGAATTAAGCCAATCAACAAAGCCAACAGCACCGCCTTATTACGGAGGGAAAGCCCCCCACTTTGGGCAGATATTTTGGTTGGGGAAGGTACTGAAACCGATAAAGGAGCAGAGTCTAGGTTTCGGGGATTGGTAATCGCCGTCAGGGGGGCCATGGGGGGTAACTCCACTTTGGGTAGGGATACTGGGGGGGTTAGTTCCGCCACCGATTGGGTCAGGGCCACCAGGGCATCGGTGTCAATGGTTTGACTAGGGTTAGTGGCGATGTCTTCCGCGGTGTCAGTCACTTCCATAGTTTCCTCGAGAGCCTGGGCCATCAAATCCGCCCCATCTATGCCCGGCTCTTCTGCCAAACTTTCCAGAGCCACCGGAGCCTGGACAAAATCGTCAACACCATTATTTTTTTCGCTAGACCATGGATCTAATGCACTAAATAAGGCATCTGCTTCTTCTCCTTGTTCCCCATTGGTCGCGAGGGAATCGGCGAAATTGCCATCTCCTGACACATCATTGTCAGTTTCTGGATCCTCTGCCAGTCCAGCAAAAAGAGTATCTTCACTCGGTTGGTTTCCTGGGTTGGCCACGGATTCGGCGGAGTCAGGGCGGCGATCGGACGAAGGAGTTTGAGTCATGGTGGAGATTTACTGGTCAGGCAGAATGGGGGTAAGGGAGAAGGGGCGCTATTCCTGCCAAAGTCCTAAAACTCTAGCCGAGGATTTTGCTGTTAAGGGCCATGGGGAAGGAAAATGGACGGAAAAAAACCATAGAGGTTAATGTTGGCCCACTATCGGTGATAGTCGACCAAAATTCCAGTCAAAGTTTAGAGAATTTAGACAGTGGTTAGCAAACGGACAAATCAATTAGTTTAATAAACTCAATAAAAATCAATAAAAGTTAATTCAGATTTGGCCTAGCTGTGGGCCGCAAGACGCTCTGTCACCGCCTGGCCATCCAGTACCACATGCATTGCCCCATCCTGGCTAACCCAAAAGCCCCGGACATAGGGAGCCAGTTCAGCATTAACACTGGCGGGGGGAGGGGATTGGATCCGATCGGTTTCGCACCAGGTAATATCCCCCACACTGGTAACCACTAGCCCCACCATTTGATTACGCTGATTCGGCGATCGCCGTCTTTGGCCCGGGTCGGAGTCAAAAGGCACGGCCCCATTCAAAATGATAACTCGATAGTTAGTGCGGGAGCCTAATTGGCGATTCCAGGGAGTCAGCCCCAAAAATGCGCCAAAATCAATCACCCAGAGCACCTCTCCACGCCAATTGTGTACCCCCATGGTCCAGGGAGGCATGTGGGGAATTGGGGTAATCTGCCCCAGGGGCACCGTGAGGATCTCCGTCAACTGGAACAGGGGCAAAATAAGATTGGTGTCCGGTTCCAGCGTAAATTGCAAAAACTGTTGGCGGGGGTTCTGGATGGTCCCCGGCATGGCATTGGAAGAAAAAGCGTCGGCGGACAAAACAATCACTCCTGGAGTTTGGAATTGGGGGCACCGGCAGTTTAAAAGCTTGGCCGCCCTCTATATTGGGGATTGCAAGCGGGCAACCCATGGAGGTCGAGAGGGGTAAATAATTGCCCAGAGTCGGCATTAAAATGCCGGCAAAGAATTCTAGACAAACTGTTTGATCACCGTGTTGAACTCTTCCTGGTCAATGGGCTTGGTGATGTAGGCGTCCGCCCCTTGGCGTTTGCCCCAAAATTTATCCATATCGGTGGCTTTGGTAGAACAAAGAATGACCGGAATGGTTTTAGTTTGGTCTTTGTCCTTCAGTTCCCGACAGATCTCGAAACCACTACGCCCCGGTAGAACAATGTCTAAAATGATCACGTCCGGCGTTACTTGGGCTAGTTTTTCCAAGGCTTCTTCCCCGCTGGTGGCAGTGGTGACATTGATGCCCAGTTTTTGACAAAAGTCACTGATGATTGAACGTTCTGTGGAGGAATCGTCAATAACAAGTGCGCTGCCCATAATGTTGCCTCAGTTCTTGATTAGTCGAAAATAAAGTGAACAGTAAACAGTTATAAATCCTAAACCAAATGGCAAAAGCCCTGGCCGGGAATATATTCAGGAAGACCCATGCCCTAGGCTGAAGCTATTCCACTGGCACCGATGCCTGGTCATGGAGATGTTTTTTAATCGTTTGTAAAACCATATCCGGGTTAACGGGCTTACTCAAGAAATCGGTGGAGCCGACCATTTTGGCCCGTACCCGATCAACAATGCCGTCATTACCAGTGAGGATAACGATGGGAGTGTTTTTAAAAATAGATAATTTACGCAACTGGCCGCAAATCTCGTAACCGTTGGCATTGGGCATAACCAGATCCAAGAAGATTAAATCCGGTTTCCGGGCCAACAAAATGGCGATCGCCCTCAGGGGATCATTGACCCCCACAAATTGGTAGTTAGCCGTGGTGAGAATTTTCTCCATGGTCTGACAAATCAGGGGACTGTCATCTACGCAGGCAATTAGGGGGCCACTGGGCACATCTGGCTGGGCCACCACCCCCTTCACCGGTGGAGCAATGGGAGGAGGTAAATCGGGGATCTTAATCAGCTCCACCAAGCCCAACTGGAGATAGGGTAACAGGGAAGTGGTAACGCTCAGCACGTCTCGTTTCATCCGCACCGACAAATCCCGCAGGGACTGATTACCGTCTAGTAACTGTTTCAGGGTTTGGAACACCTGGGGCGTCGTTCTTTGCCGTAACTGTTCCGCTTGACGAATAACTGGGGCGGCGTTGGGGGAACGATCGGCAATCTTTGCCCCTTGCCACTTACTCCACAATTGCTGAGACTCTGCGATCATCTGGTCGGCATCAATGAGCACTAGCCTGGTGGAAAGCAAATTATCCTGGCGCAGATCACAGGCCACCTCCATGGATTGGGTAATATCGAACAACACCTCCACCACCGTAGCTCGAATTAACCGAGCAGCCTGCTCCCTGGTCACTTTCTGTTGTTCCACCCAATGACAGAGCAGCTGATACTCCCAACAAATTTGTAAATCCTGGGGATCGATGCTAGCCAAATCAGTTTGGACAGATGCCAAATTGGCGGCAATTTGGGGCAGATAGGAGGCAATTTGCCTGCGCCAGCGACGCACGGTGTGGGCTCCCCCGGTGGCATACATAATCCGGCCCATGTAGAGGTAAAAAGACCACTGTTCCCCCGTGGCACTGGAAAGAATTACTTGTCCGCTAAAGCGGGGTTGCTTCAACCCATCGAAGAAGCTTGCCTGTCGGGAAGCCGTAAATTCCTGAATTGGAACCGAGTGGGAGGAGGGGTTGGAAGCTGTCATTTATCAAAAGGGGTGCAGGTCAACAGCGGGACAGAAGGATGCCATTTCTATAAGCTTGCCTTCAAAGGGGTGCCGATCGCCAAGGTACGCAAGAAAACTTCATCGACCTTGGTGAAGTCGACTCTGGCAGAAGCTTTTGTATTGTCCATTATCCCACAGTCTTAGGGGAGATCGCCAGCATTGCTCCCTGCCACCAAGGCTGTAAATGGGGTACAAACAAGAGACAATTACCAAGACAAACTTCTGATAACCACACCACATATGTCTCCAACTTCTCCCCGTCTGCATTATCAAGTGGCGATGGCGGTCCCCCAGACCCATTATTTTGAGATCACTCTAAAAATTCAAGGCTGGCAAAGAGAGTTGTTGGATCTTAAATTTCCTGTTTGGACACCGGGATCCTATTTGGTGCGGGAATATGAACGGCATTTGGAAGCTTTTCAAGTTGTTAATGCCACTAATCAACAGCAGTTGTCCTATCAAAAGTTAGGCAAAGCCCACTGGCAAATTGAGACCAAAAACGTAGAGAATATCACCGTTTCCTACCGGATTTATGCTGATGAATTGACGGTCAGAACTAACCATTTAGACCATAGCCATGGTTTTTTCACTGGGGCGGCTTTATTTTTTTATCTGCCGAGTTTTGAAAATATTCCCCTCACGTTAACGGTGATTCCCCCTAAACAAAATTGGGCGATCGCCACGGCTTTACCCTGTAAGGAAACGGATTTAAACACCGGAGCAAAAACTTTCTTCGCTAAGGATTTTGATACATTGGTGGACAGTCCCGTGGAAGTGGGTTTACATAGGGACTACGCTTTTACCGCCGGGGGGAAGGGGCATCATTTTATCGTTTGGGGTGAAAGTAATCTAAACGGGGAGCAATTGGTCAAAGATACGGAGAAAATTATCGCCGTCGAAGCAGAACTATTCGGGAATTTACCCTACGACCATTACTGGTTCATTCTCCACACTGCCAACCAGGGCTATGGAGGCTTAGAACATAAAGATTCCTGTGTATTGAATTACGACCGCTTTGGCTTTCGAGATCCGGAAAAATATCAGCGTTTTTTACAATTAGTAGCCCACGAATTTTTCCATCTTTGGAACATTAAGCGCATTCGTCCCATCGCTCTGGAAAAGTTTGACTATGACCAGGAAAATTACACTCCTTCCCTCTGGTTTTCTGAAGGTACCACCAGTTACTACGACTTACTAATTCCCCTGCGGGCCGGTCTTTATGATCGCCAGACGTATTTAAAAAATTTAGGCAAGGAAATCACCCGCTATCTCACCACCCCAGGGCGTTTGGTACAACCTTTGGCGGAATCCAGTTTTGATGCTTGGATTAAGCTCTACCGGAGGGATGCCAACAGCGACAATAGTCAAATGTCCTATTACCTCAAGGGGGAATTGGTGACATTAATGCTGGATTTACTGATTCGGGAACGGCATCAAAATCAGCGTTCCTTTGATGATGTTTTGCGAGTAATGTGGCAGAAATTTGGGCGGGAAGAAATTGGTTTTAGTCCCGAACAATTGGAACAAATAATTAGTGATGTGGCAGAAACGGATTTAACAGATTTTTTCCATACTTATCTCCACACTACGGCGGAGCTACCGTTAAATGAATATCTCCAACCCTTTGGCTTAAAAATTAATCCCGTCAAGGAAGATCTGTCTCCCTATTTGGGTATCAAAGTTAAATCGGAAGCGGGACAGGAAAAAATTACTTTTGTGGCCGCCTATTCCCCCGCCGCTCTGGCTGGCATTAGTGCCCAGGATCTGTTGCTGGCGATCAATGGGGTGCGGGTCACCGCCGAACAGCTTCCCCTGCGGCTGAAAGACTACCAAGCCAATGATATGATTCAGTTAACGGTGT containing:
- a CDS encoding methyl-accepting chemotaxis protein, coding for MPTIASQSKTEPQGETNALLQEKITQGQQQSLQTMGQVRETMAATGEQLQKLDSSTQEIANSINSIRQFAAQTHLLALKASIEAARAGEEGRGFSVIADEVRSLAAQSAEATAAIEALIVTIQSQARELTTSIKHSNQQLASHNQHLEITQQHWQQLTVALQSLP
- a CDS encoding chemotaxis protein CheW — its product is MSADAFSSNAMPGTIQNPRQQFLQFTLEPDTNLILPLFQLTEILTVPLGQITPIPHMPPWTMGVHNWRGEVLWVIDFGAFLGLTPWNRQLGSRTNYRVIILNGAVPFDSDPGQRRRSPNQRNQMVGLVVTSVGDITWCETDRIQSPPPASVNAELAPYVRGFWVSQDGAMHVVLDGQAVTERLAAHS
- a CDS encoding methyl-accepting chemotaxis protein, producing the protein MTQTPSSDRRPDSAESVANPGNQPSEDTLFAGLAEDPETDNDVSGDGNFADSLATNGEQGEEADALFSALDPWSSEKNNGVDDFVQAPVALESLAEEPGIDGADLMAQALEETMEVTDTAEDIATNPSQTIDTDALVALTQSVAELTPPVSLPKVELPPMAPLTAITNPRNLDSAPLSVSVPSPTKISAQSGGLSLRNKAVLLALLIGLIPAGVIGGLNLSSVDNLPVSPTEEQVKESATKQIRDQILIGLLITAVGAALVAYWIVGENTKAQTALALRAKDAQENLDQPPAITGDELAIADQTIQALSAQIQQLRQQQHLSLKQAELLTELSRANLSDTNEIQGVIQKNLDQARALFGCERLVFYYHPRYQRDAMVVQALDFGVQGLIDKSKAHPWIDSELPRQIVALNDVASANLGPGQQQWLQQHQVKASLSVPLYRDSYPLGLLMAHHCQRTHQWETREKQFLQQLTEELQTTLDRANLIQERNESAHQAQILKELTLKISAAINSEQVFDVAAQEIRLALKADRVIVYRFDERWAGTVIVESVAEDYPKALGATIADPCFADRYVEKYKSGRIQATRDIYNAGLTPCHIGQLKPFEVKANLVAPINYKGNLLGLLIAHQCSGPRDWHQNEIDLFGQLTVQVGLALERSDLLAQQKIAEVEQRQIREKMQKRALELLMEVDPVSRGDLTIRAHVTEDEIGTIADSYNATIENLRRIVTQVQIAATQFSDTTDTNELAVRQMAQQATKQAEEVAGALERLQAMNQSIQEVAENAAQAESAVQRATQTVDQGEEAMNRTVDGILAIRETVAATAKQVKRLGESSQKISKVVNLIGSFADQTNLLALNAAIEAAHAGEEGRGFAVVADEVRSLARQSAEATAEISQLVASIQAETNEVVNAMEAGTEQVVAGTRLVEETRRSLNQITAVSAQISELVEAITAAAIEQSQTSQSVTQTMAQVAEIADKNSTEASNVSATFKELLAVAQSLQETVKQFKVK
- a CDS encoding response regulator; translated protein: MTASNPSSHSVPIQEFTASRQASFFDGLKQPRFSGQVILSSATGEQWSFYLYMGRIMYATGGAHTVRRWRRQIASYLPQIAANLASVQTDLASIDPQDLQICWEYQLLCHWVEQQKVTREQAARLIRATVVEVLFDITQSMEVACDLRQDNLLSTRLVLIDADQMIAESQQLWSKWQGAKIADRSPNAAPVIRQAEQLRQRTTPQVFQTLKQLLDGNQSLRDLSVRMKRDVLSVTTSLLPYLQLGLVELIKIPDLPPPIAPPVKGVVAQPDVPSGPLIACVDDSPLICQTMEKILTTANYQFVGVNDPLRAIAILLARKPDLIFLDLVMPNANGYEICGQLRKLSIFKNTPIVILTGNDGIVDRVRAKMVGSTDFLSKPVNPDMVLQTIKKHLHDQASVPVE
- a CDS encoding response regulator, translated to MGSALVIDDSSTERSIISDFCQKLGINVTTATSGEEALEKLAQVTPDVIILDIVLPGRSGFEICRELKDKDQTKTIPVILCSTKATDMDKFWGKRQGADAYITKPIDQEEFNTVIKQFV
- a CDS encoding hybrid sensor histidine kinase/response regulator, with translation MLNSDIRDHAYQFFIEEAPELLTEIESTLLSLRQGRTAPQVHTIMRAAHSLKGGAASVQLPAIQELAHRLEDIFKALYNEAVVVDETMEGLLLQSFDYLKGALTTQIATGQLDHHQVLEQALPLIGQIEAQLGEHLAAGEQFLPSSADLGVDIVSSLFEVDIQTGLAEISAALAGGDEMALRQTLTAQTEVFAGLAEILNLPGFKAIAALVTQGLHSPTIAVTQLAPLALADWHHSCEQVLAHGDRQRGGEPSPALIALVNGVETAGVELGTTAELELQTVFGGFDEETLGENSDPWMAMAFPELGEIPTVISSAEDNVFSQFDLAELGEPLNGAEAAIPASDRLPTVGPERVNLEEPGYQFFIEEVPTLLQEMETGLLAIGQDRSAAVVHSIMRAAHSLKGGAASVGLETIKEIAHRLEDIFKALYSEEVVIDQTLETLLLQGFDCLRNPLEQQIDHGYYDPETAWQTALGPITNLEAQLGEHLVAGEQFLPSSADLGVDVVASVFEVDVAQGMEAVRRAQQEANREELEQVLGSQAEIFLGLGEILNLPGFKAICETVQRALALNPQQLSAIADQALLDWQNSSVQVLQNGDRQRGGEPSAPLMALASQSQAPSNPVPLSTVPRPQRLSELFFGDDDEEQDSPTEPMVLAPEEPVNAPEPALVDPLSELAAELRFDSLPEEPPTPSLEEVFGGLTPDSAITQAIITTEPETDSTTETLALVQAVEEAFATLPSLPEPPAPGPTADAPVLTDIPPVRQVPERRGMPREKNPANLSIRVDFQRLERMNNWVGELAINRNSLSLQNQQLQGAVRSLLLRFGNFQAMTLKLRQLADQLVALPEGEGLLRPRPQRTDWLNDTFDALEMDSYGSLSAQLQEILEEMMQLEETVDDIVLFARASNQTVDAQKQMLFSLRDELMWARMLPLGEILNRFPRLLRDMASKFNKPVQIKLQGTAVLVDRLALEKLYDPLLHLLRNAFDHGIESREQRLAAGKPETGTIEIHAYHQGNQTVIEMRDDGGGLNPDKILQRAVERGLVTQEQGQRLSTEQVHSLIFEPNFSTADQVSELSGRGVGLDVVRQQLQALKGNVVVSSRPGRGTVFSLRLPLTLTIAKLLVCSVGQDNTALTAIAIPSDSVAELMVPRADQLKTSGGQKFLYWQQLTIPIYPLDQLLPYHCPLTPQQGSKLLTTVPQPDGWHPPLIILRLGDQYYALEVHRLVTEQELVIKPFSSLLPAPSYLYGATILADGTLIPVVNGALLLEWHWQRGSDQLATPELSFSDSEDGAGLRDGTHPATILVVDDSAALRRTLAFTLEKSGYRVMQAKDGQEALKTLAQTSDVDLIICDVEMPNLNGFEFLGQRRRNADMLKIPVAMLTSRGSDKHRQLAMTLGANAYFTKPYIEQQFLIAVNELLASGQLSATT